TGCAGGTCCCTCGCCGCCGATATAGCTTAAGCCCATGAACTGGGACGATTTGCGCATCATCGCCGCGGTCAGGGACGAGGGCACCTATGCCGGCGCCAGCGCGCGGCTGCGCATCGACGAGACCACGGTCGGGCGCAGGCTCTCGCGCATCGAGCGTGCGCTCGGCCTGCGCCTGTTCGAGGCCGCCGACGGCGTGCGCAGGCCGACGCGAAGTTGCGAGGCGGTGCTGGCGCATGTCGAGGCGATGGCCGCGCATGCCTCCGAGATCGGCCGCCTCGGTGCGAGCCTGGAAGGCCCGGTCGGGCGCCTGCGCATCGCCTCCACCAACACCGTCGCCGAGGCGGTGTTGTCGCCACGCGCGAGCGACTTCCTGCGCGCCAATCCGGGCTTGACGCTGCAATTCCTGACCTCGAGCGAGAACGTCAAGTTCTCGCGCTGGGAGGCCGATCTCGCCATTCGTCTGCGCAAGCCCGACAAGGGTGACTTTGCGATCTCCAGGCTCGGCGACATCAAGCTCTATTACTTTGAGCCCGTGACGACCGAGGGCGAGCCGATGCTGTGCGCTTATCCGGACGAGCTCGGTGCCATTCCCGAGATGCAATTCCTGCGCACCAAGAAGGCGCGCACGCGCTGCGTCACCGACAACGTCCGCGTCATCCGCAATCTGATCCGCGCGCATCGGGCCGCCGGCGTGTTGCCGGAATATGTTTGCGCGGACCTGCTCGGCGATCGCCGCCTGCGCGCCAGCCTGCTGCCGAAACGCCGCGATGCCTGGCTGCTGGTGCAAAACCACCTCAAGCGCGACGCTGCAACCCGCGTGACGATCGACTGGATCCGCCACTGCGTCCGGGATCTGGCGCAGAGTTGATTGCCGGCTAGCGGCGGCCTTGAACGCGGCCCGGCGCCCGGACGACCAAGTCACAACGGGCCCGGGATTGCGCGCGCATATCTGGTGCGCAATGCTGCGGCGACGACGATCTCGGGCGGATGACGGCGATGACCACGCTTCCGGACAGCATCCGGCCGAAGGCCAGATCCAGCGAATGGAAGGCGATCGTCATCCTGATCCTGCTCGTGCCCGTGCTGTGGTCGCCGCTCCTGCTGTTTCGCTACGTGCTGTATCAGCCGTTCAACATCCCGTCCGGCTCGATGATGCCGACGCTGGTGGTCGGCGACTACGTCTTTGCCGCGAAGTATGCCTATGGCTATGGCCGCTACTCGCTTCCCTTCGCGCCGTCCTTTATCTCGGGCCGCCTCGGTGCCGCCGATCCCGCCTATGGCGACATTGTCGTCTTCCGGTCGCCGAAGGACGATGAGATCGACTATGTCAAACGCGTGGTCGGTTTGCCCGGCGATCGCATCCAGATGCGGCAGGGGCAACTCCTCCTCAACGACATCCAGGTCGCGCGAATCGCACTGAAGGAAGTGTCGGCGGGCTCTGCCTGCGGCGGCGGGAGCGGGACCAGGGTCAAGCGCTGGCGCGAGACGATGCCGAACGGTGCGAGCTACATCACCTACGACTGCGTCGACAACGGCTACGCCGACAACACCGAGGTCTACACCGTGCCGCCGGGCCACTTCTTCGCACTCGGCGACAACAGAGACAATTCCACCGACAGCCGCTTCAAGTCGGTGATGGGCTTCGTCCCGATGGACAATCTCATCGGCAAGGTGACCCGGATCTTCTGGTCGCTCGATTCCGACGGAGAGCTGCGTGCCGAGCGGCTTGGGAAGGTGGAATAGGGCGATTTCTCCCCTCGTCATTCCGGGGCGGCGCGCAGCGCCGAGCCCGGAATCCATTCATTTGCACGTAACGCTGCACGATGGATTCCGGGCTCGCGCCAAGAGGCGCGCCCGGAATGACGAGGGGAGAATCGCCCCCAAAACAAAAACCCCGGCATCGCTGCCGGGGTTTCGTAGTTGTGGAGCGAGATCCCGGATCTGCGGTGCACCGCTTCGCGTTGCGCCGCGTCCGGGACGACTTCGTCGCCTTAGAAGTCCATGCCGCCCATGCCGCCGCCCGGGGGCATTGCGGGGCCGGCGCCGCCCTTCTTGGGCAGCTCGGCGACCATGGCTTCCGTGGTGATCAGCAGGGCCGCAACCGAGGCTGCGTTCTGGATCGCGGTCCGGACCACCTTGGTCGGGTCGATGATGCCCTTCTTGACGAGGTCGGCATATTCGCCGGTCTGGGAGTCGAAGCCGTAAGCGTAGGCCTTGTTCTCCAGGATCTTGCCGACGATCACCGAGCCGTCTTCACCGGCGTTGATCGCGATCTGGCGAGCGGGGGCCGACAGCGCCTTGCGCACGATCTCGACGCCGGTCTTCTGGTCGTCGTTCTTGGTGCGCAGGCCCTTGAGCTGCTCGGAAGCACGGAGCAGGGCGACGCCGCCGCCCGGGACGATGCCTTCCTCGACAGCCGCGCGGGTCG
This genomic interval from Bradyrhizobium guangzhouense contains the following:
- a CDS encoding LysR family transcriptional regulator; this translates as MNWDDLRIIAAVRDEGTYAGASARLRIDETTVGRRLSRIERALGLRLFEAADGVRRPTRSCEAVLAHVEAMAAHASEIGRLGASLEGPVGRLRIASTNTVAEAVLSPRASDFLRANPGLTLQFLTSSENVKFSRWEADLAIRLRKPDKGDFAISRLGDIKLYYFEPVTTEGEPMLCAYPDELGAIPEMQFLRTKKARTRCVTDNVRVIRNLIRAHRAAGVLPEYVCADLLGDRRLRASLLPKRRDAWLLVQNHLKRDAATRVTIDWIRHCVRDLAQS
- the lepB gene encoding signal peptidase I produces the protein MTTLPDSIRPKARSSEWKAIVILILLVPVLWSPLLLFRYVLYQPFNIPSGSMMPTLVVGDYVFAAKYAYGYGRYSLPFAPSFISGRLGAADPAYGDIVVFRSPKDDEIDYVKRVVGLPGDRIQMRQGQLLLNDIQVARIALKEVSAGSACGGGSGTRVKRWRETMPNGASYITYDCVDNGYADNTEVYTVPPGHFFALGDNRDNSTDSRFKSVMGFVPMDNLIGKVTRIFWSLDSDGELRAERLGKVE